Below is a genomic region from Nocardioides panacis.
ACGTCGCCGACCCGTCACCAGTGCAGCGCGCCCCACGGCGTGTCGGACACCAGGTGACGGGTCGGCGTCCTTTCTACGAGCAACAGGAGCAGCAGTGGCAAACCCCAGGGTCCGCAAGGTCGCGGACCGGATCCAGGTCATCGTCGCGGAGATGCTGGAGCGGCGGATCAAGGACCCGCGTCTCGGGTTCGTGACCGTGACCGACGTCCGGGTCAGCGGCGACACCCAGCAGGCCTCGGTGTTCTACACCGTGCTCGGCGAGGAGGAGCAGGTCGTCGGCTCGGCGGCCGCCCTCGAGTCGGCCCGCGGCCTGATCCGGTCCGAGGTCGCCAAGCAGCTCGGCATGCGGCACGCGCCGTCGCTGGAGTTCATCCACGACGCGCTGCCGGACACCGCGCGGCACTTCGAGGAGATCCTCGCCAAGACCCGGGAGGCCGACGCCGCACGCGCCGCGTCGGCCGCCGGGGCGACGTACGCCGGCGAGCCCGACCCGTACCGCAAGCCGCACGAGCCCGACGAGCTCGACGACGAGCCCGACGACGAGCCCGACGACGAGCCCGACGACGAGCTGGACGAGCCCGACACGTCCGACGAGGACACCGACGACAAGTGAGCGCCGAGGGACAGGCCGGGCTCGTCGTCGTCGACAAGCCGGCCGGGATGACCTCGCACGACGTGGTCGCCCGGATCCGGCGGCTCGCCGGCACCCGCAAGGTCGGGCACGCCGGCACACTGGACCCGATGGCCACCGGCGTGCTGCTGGTCGGGGTCAACCGGGCCACCCGGCTGCTCGGCCACCTCACCCTGACCGAGAAGGCGTACGACGCCACGGTGCGGCTCGGGGCGAGCACCAGCACCGACGACGCGGAGGGGGAGACCCTGACGACCGCGTCGGTGGAGCACCTCACCGAGGACGACGTGCGGTCGGCGGCGGGCCGGTTCGTTGGTGCCCTCGAGCAGAAGCCGTCGGCGGTCTCCGCGATCAAGGTGGACGGCAAGCGCGCCTACGCCCGGGTCCGTGACGGCGAGGACGTCGACCTCCCGGCGCGACCCGTCACCGTCCACGAGCTGCTGGTCACCGACGTGCGCCCCGCCGACGGCTTCCTCGACGTGGACGTCTCGGTGCGCTGCAGCAGCGGCACCTACATCCGGGCGATCGCCCGCGACCTCGGCGCCGAGCTCGGCACCGGCGGCCACCTCACCGCGCTGCGCCGTACGGCGGTCGGGCCGTTCACGCTCGCCGAGGCGCACGGCCTCGACGCCCTCGCGGAGCGGTTCGACCTGGTGGACGTCTCCGACGTGGCCCGGCGCTGCTTCGCGACGTACGACCTGAGCGAGGACGAGGCGCGTGACGTCGGCTACGGCCGCAAGCTCTCCACGGTCGTCGGCGAGCCCGCCCCGGTGGCGGTCTTCGACGGATCCGGGAGGTTCCTCGCGCTCTACGAGCAGCGGGGTGAGGTCGCCGCCCCCGTCGCGGTGTTCTCCTAGCCCGCGTGGGAACATGAGGGCTCGTCGGAGTCTCGGAGAAGGAGCAGACCCCGTGCAGATCTGGCGCTCGCTCGACGAGGTGCCCCGCGACCTCGGCCGGACCGTCGTCACCGTCGGCAACTTCGACGGGGTGCACCTCGGGCACCAGCACGTCGTGTCCCGGGCCCGTGAGGTCGCCGCCGGGCTCGGCGTGCCCGTCGTCGCGGTCACCTTCGACCCGCACCCGATGGCGGTGCTCCGCCCCGAGCACGCGCCGCAGACGCTGACCGACCTGTCGACCCGCGCGGCGCTGCTCGCCGACGCCGGGGTGGACGCCCTGCTCGTCGTGCCGTTCGACCGCGACGTGGCGGCCTGGCCCCCGGAGCGGTTCGTCACCGAGATCCTGGTCGGCGGGCTGCACGCGCGGGCGGTGGTGGTCGGCGCGAACTTCCGCTTCGGCGTGAAGGCCTCCGGCGACGTCGCCACCCTCGCCGCGCTCGGCCGCACCCACGACTTCACCGCCGAGGGCATCGCCCTGGACGGCGGCCCGCAGGTCTGGTCCTCCACCTACGTCCGCAACTGCCTCGGCGCCGGGGACGTCGAGGGCGCCGCGGAGGCCCTCGGCCACCCGTTCACCGTGCGCGGCGAGGTCGTCAAGGGCGACCAGCGCGGCCGCGAGCTGGGCTACCCGACCGCCAACGTGCCCACCTCGGGGATGCTCGCCGCGCCCGCGGACGGCGTGTACGCCGGCTGGCTGCGGCGCCTCGACGAGCCCGACGTCCTGCTGCCCGCCGCGATCAGCGTCGGCACCAACCCGACCTTCGAGGGCGAGCGGGAGCGGCGCGTGGAGTCCTACGTGCTCGACCGCGACGACCTCGAGCTGTACGGCGTCGGGGTCGAGGTGTCCTTCGTGGCCCGGATCCGCGGGATGCTGCGGTTCGACTCCGTCGAGGAGCTCGTCGCCACCATGGCGCAGGACGTGGCCCGCACCCGCGAGGTCCTCGGCGCCTGATGGTCGAGCGCACCCAGGCTCTGCGGGACGCGGAGCTGTGGTTCCTGCGGCACGGCCTGCCCTACTTCGTGCGCTCGGAGCGGGCGATCGTGCACCGCGGCCTGAGCCGGGCCCGGCTGCTGCCGGTGCTGGCGGTGGCGCTGCTGGTCGGCGCGGCGGTCGGCGTCCCGACCGGGATCTGGGTGTCCGGTGACGTCGCGGGTGGCCTGGCGTCCGGGCTGTTCGCGGCCGGAGCCGTGCTCGCGGTCTACGCGGGCACCACCCTGCGGCTGCGGATCATCGCCCGCTGGGCGGTCGGCCGGACCTTCGCCAGCCTGGGGATGATGTTCCCGCTGGTCACCCGGGCGCTCCCGCTGCTGCTGCTGTTCGTGACGTTCCTGTTCATCAACACCGAGGTCTGGATGGTGGCCAGCTCGCTGGACCCGGGCGTGCTGGCGATGGCGGTGATGTTCTTCGCGCTGACCGCGGTGGTGTTCCTGCTGGTCAGGCTGCCCGAGGAGATGGACCGCGTCGACGACGACACCGACCGGGGCCGGCTGGTCGAGCGCACCCGCGGCACCCCGGTGGAGCACTGCGCGGCCGAGGTCTTCGAGGGGATCCACGAGGGCGAGCTGCGCGGCGTCCTCGAGGTCGCCGGCTTGCAGAAGTGGAACCTGGTCCTGGTGCTGCTGGTCTCGCAGTTCGTCCAGGTGCTGCTGCTGTCGGTGGCGGTGCTGGTCTTCTTCCTGGTCTTCGGCAGCGTCGTCATGCAGCCGGAGGTGGTGGGCTCCTGGCTGGGCATGAAGGGGCCGACCGACGTCTCCGGGCCGCTGGTCAAGGTGTCGGTGTTCCTGGCCGGCTTCTCGGGCCTGTACTTCACGGTCTACGCGGTCACCGACGAGACCTACCGCCAGCAGTTCTTCACCTCGGTGACCCGCGAGCTCGAGCGCGCCGTCGCGGTGCGCGCGGTCTACGGCACCCTGCACCGCTGAGCGCCGCGCCGATGCTCACCGACGCCGCGCGGTCCTGGGCCGAGGAGGTCCTCGGTGCCCGGGTGGCCCACGTGGCCGCGCTGTCCGGCGGGGTGGCCTCGCGGATGCTGCTGCTCACCACCGTGCGCGGCGAGGAGGCGGTGCTGCGCCAGCTGGTCGAGGACCCGTGGCGCCGGCACGCCGAGGCGCTGCTCAGCCGGGAGCGCGACGTCCAGGCGCTGCTCGCCGGCACCGGCGTCCCGGCGCCCCGCACGCTCGCGCTCGACGCC
It encodes:
- a CDS encoding bifunctional riboflavin kinase/FAD synthetase, translating into MRARRSLGEGADPVQIWRSLDEVPRDLGRTVVTVGNFDGVHLGHQHVVSRAREVAAGLGVPVVAVTFDPHPMAVLRPEHAPQTLTDLSTRAALLADAGVDALLVVPFDRDVAAWPPERFVTEILVGGLHARAVVVGANFRFGVKASGDVATLAALGRTHDFTAEGIALDGGPQVWSSTYVRNCLGAGDVEGAAEALGHPFTVRGEVVKGDQRGRELGYPTANVPTSGMLAAPADGVYAGWLRRLDEPDVLLPAAISVGTNPTFEGERERRVESYVLDRDDLELYGVGVEVSFVARIRGMLRFDSVEELVATMAQDVARTREVLGA
- the rbfA gene encoding 30S ribosome-binding factor RbfA — encoded protein: MANPRVRKVADRIQVIVAEMLERRIKDPRLGFVTVTDVRVSGDTQQASVFYTVLGEEEQVVGSAAALESARGLIRSEVAKQLGMRHAPSLEFIHDALPDTARHFEEILAKTREADAARAASAAGATYAGEPDPYRKPHEPDELDDEPDDEPDDEPDDELDEPDTSDEDTDDK
- the truB gene encoding tRNA pseudouridine(55) synthase TruB translates to MTSHDVVARIRRLAGTRKVGHAGTLDPMATGVLLVGVNRATRLLGHLTLTEKAYDATVRLGASTSTDDAEGETLTTASVEHLTEDDVRSAAGRFVGALEQKPSAVSAIKVDGKRAYARVRDGEDVDLPARPVTVHELLVTDVRPADGFLDVDVSVRCSSGTYIRAIARDLGAELGTGGHLTALRRTAVGPFTLAEAHGLDALAERFDLVDVSDVARRCFATYDLSEDEARDVGYGRKLSTVVGEPAPVAVFDGSGRFLALYEQRGEVAAPVAVFS